A DNA window from Branchiostoma lanceolatum isolate klBraLanc5 chromosome 17, klBraLanc5.hap2, whole genome shotgun sequence contains the following coding sequences:
- the LOC136422601 gene encoding calmodulin-like, with translation MPPKAAAKKEAAKKEEPPKEEAKAPPPPKREAPKLDDGVMEDFKDWYTLFDEIGDGKIYGRQIGDVLRSFGENPTVSLCQQFIKEIGDDKRIDFDAFLPYLGETMKFRDPFDNHEAFQECLKCYDKDGIGVIDSAAFRHGLSYLGEKLKDEEIEELMSGLEDGDGRINIEEFCTFLLKEGKDATEEPKEEKK, from the exons ATG CCACCGAAGGCCGCAGCCAAGAAAGAGGCTGCCAAGAAGGAAGAGCCTCCCAAGGAAGAAGCCAAGGCCCCTCCTCCCCCCAAGCGGGAGGCGCCCAAGTTGGACGATGGCGTCATGGAGG ACTTCAAGGATTGGTACACGCTGTTTGACGAGATCGGAGACGGGAAGATCTACGGGCGGCAAATCGGCGATGTGCTCCGGTCGTTCGGAGAGAACCCCACCGTGTCGCTGTGTCAGCAGTTCATCAAGGAGATTGGGG ACGACAAGCGGATAGATTTCGATGCCTTCCTGCCGTACCTGGGTGAAACCATGAAGTTCCGGGACCCGTTCGATAACCACGAGGCGTTCCAGGAGTGTCTGAAGTGTTACGACAAGGACGGGATCGGAGTCATCGACAGCGCAGCCTTCAGACACGGACTCTCCTATCTAG GAGAGAAACTGAAGGATGAGGAGATCGAAGAGCTGATGTCCGGACTGGAGGATGGGGACGGCAGGATCAACATCGAAG AGTTTTGTACCTTCTTGTTGAAGGAAGGGAAAGACGCAACAGAAGagccaaaagaagaaaagaaatag
- the LOC136422581 gene encoding growth hormone-regulated TBC protein 1-A-like, with amino-acid sequence MAASSENDVQQPLVKPTREKVDHYGFTRPEDFDYETYEEFMSRYLSVLARRASRWSGLLKGRKAINRSFKVKRFIRKGIPAEHRGTVWMEVSGAQHKMETNPDVYTGLLNGQKDQQLLDTINTDIHRTFPENIYFCDASRESKRVSLYNILVAFGHHNKTVGYCQGMNFIVAIFLLILKDEEQAFWLLVTLLEDILPEYYSKDMKGLKVDQEVLGELVKLKNPSAAAVIEKEGMPWSILVTKWFVCLFIDVLPIETVLRIWDCLFYEGSKILFRVALTMIKRNEATIAAATSFPGILEAFKTCTQDSIITDCHAFMQAIFTEPGPLPMAQIQKLRQDCEAKIS; translated from the exons ATGGCGGCGAGTAGCGAGAATGACGTTCAGCAACCTTTGGTCAAACCGACTCGAGA AAAAGTTGACCACTATGGGTTCACCCGACCGGAGGATTTTGACTATGAGACATATGAAGAGTTCATGTCCAGATACCTGTCTGTGCTGGCCAGGAGGGCGTCGCGATGGAGCGGGCTGCTCAAGGGGAGGAAGGCTATCAACAGGTCCTTCAAGG TGAAGAGATTTATTAGAAAAGGCATTCCTGCGGAGCACAGAGGCACG GTGTGGATGGAGGTGAGCGGGGCCCAGCACAAGATGGAGACTAACCCGGATGTGTACACCGGTCTGCTGAACGGACAGAAGGACCAGCAGCTGTTAGACACCATCAACACAG ATATCCACAGAACCTTCCCAGAAAACATCTACTTCTGCGATGCCTCCAGAGAGAGTAAGAGAGTGTCCCTGTACAACATCCTCGTGGCGTTCGGGCACCACAACAAAACTGTTGGTTACTGCCAG GGCATGAACTTCATTGTGGCGATCTTCCTGCTGATCCTGAAGGATGAAGAACAGGCCTTCTGGCTGCTGGTGACACTACTGGAGGACATCCTACCTG AATACTATTCTAAGGATATGAAGGGACTGAAGGTGGACCAAGAAGTCTTAGGAGAGCTTGTGAA GTTAAAGAACCCGTCGGCAGCAGCAGTGATAGAGAAGGAGGGCATGCCGTGGTCCATCCTGGTCACCAAGTGGTTCGTGTGTCTGTTCATCGACGTACTGCCAATAGAG ACTGTGCTGAGAATTTGGGACTGCCTGTTCTACGAGGGGTCAAAGATCCTGTTCAGAGTGGCTCTGACGATGATCAAGCGGAATGAAGCGACCATTGCCGCCGCGACGAGCTTCCCCGGCATTCTGGAGGCCTTCAAAACATGTACCCAGGACAGCATCATCACTGACTGCCACGCCTTCATGCAG GCCATCTTCACAGAGCCCGGCCCCCTCCCCATGGCACAGATCCAGAAGCTCCGACAAGACTGTGAAGCCAAGATCAGCTAA
- the LOC136422580 gene encoding arylacetamide deacetylase-like translates to MGVLGTVTWLTAASALGAAVFAAYLYSSLPPDVTEPRKALIVKGFMRSHFFMGWVHDKMGFGIRRPQPSTRSSHPGLEVTDASFDGIRVRVYKPPAQKTATESKMAGLLWFHGGGWIIGSIDSCDGLVGRIANKTGAVVVSVEYRLAPEHNFPIPFEDCLTATQHFLQHASEYGVDPTRIGVAGGSAGGNLAAAVALRLNKDDKKKFPPLKLQALVYPALQAFDFQTPSYVRGHKFSQVVLPPNLMIGFWIRYLNNNMSLVDTFSNNGHSAALKNSRFGSYVDRHFLDESVPRSTPDEDVSIDLQDDIKDILNPYFSPLMAEDADLSGLPNTYVTVCGTDILRDDGIMYAKRLEMAGVQVQLVRYPSGFHGILSMTSEPFYFEVGKQMDQDLTTFLRDHL, encoded by the exons ATGGGTGTTCTCGGGACGGTGACATGGCTGACCGCCGCCAGTGCCCTGGGCGCCGCGGTTTTTGCAGCTTACTTGTACTCGTCTCTACCTCCTGACGTCACAGAACCACGCAAAGCACTTATCGTGAAGGGGTTTATGCGGTCACATTTCTTTATG GGATGGGTGCACGACAAGATGGGGTTTGGCATAAGGAGACCTCAGCCATCGACACGGTCATCACACCCTGGTCTGGAAGTTACGGACGCGTCCTTCGATGGCATCCGGGTTCGAGTCTACAAACCGCCAGCTCAGAAAACGGCGACGGAAAGCAAGATGGCTGGTCTACTGTGGTTCCATGGAGGGGGATGGATCATTGGATCAATCG ATTCATGTGACGGTCTTGTCGGTCGCATCGCAAACAAAACGGGCGCTGTGGTGGTGTCAGTTGA ATATCGGCTGGCCCCTGAACACAACTTCCCCATTCCGTTTGAAGACTGTCTTACGGCTACCCAACATTTCCTCCAACACGCCAGCGAGTACGGAGTCGACCCGACAAGAATCGGTGTGGCGGGAGGCAGCGCAGGGGGCAACCTGGCTGCTGCTGTCGCTCTGAGGCTGAATAAGGACGACAAAAAGAAGTTCCCGCCCCTAAAACTCCAAGCCCTCGTATATCCTGCTCTACAGGCGTTCGACTTTCAGACGCCTTCTTACGTCAGAGGACATAAGTTCTCTCAAGTTGTTCTCCCCCCTAACCTCATGATTGGATTCTGGATAAGATAtctcaacaacaacatgtcccTGGTCGACACATTCTCTAACAACGGCCACTCGGCTGCGCTGAAGAACTCACGCTTTGGCTCTTACGTTGACCGACACTTTCTCGACGAATCCGTACCAAGATCGACGCCTGATGAAGACGTCAGCATAGATCTACAAGACGACATTAAGGACATCCTGAATCCCTACTTTTCTCCACTGATGGCAGAAGACGCCGACTTGTCCGGACTGCCGAACACCTACGTCACTGTTTGTGGGACGGACATACTGAGGGATGACGGGATCATGTACGCCAAGAGGCTGGAAATGGCGGGAGTTCAGGTTCAACTGGTGCGCTACCCGTCAGGCTTCCACGGGATCTTGTCCATGACATCGGAACCGTTTTACTTTGAGGTCGGAAAACAGATGGATCAGGACTTGACAACGTTCTTACGTGATCATCTGTAA
- the LOC136422582 gene encoding sperm surface protein Sp17-like, protein MNFRGVPAGFLDLLEGLTAEVVRNRPADITTFASEHFENLLKLRGNAEQENLEDTTRESVTDTKEGNFREQECLLSQAGGSGGLMMELAANEKAVHSDFFNDFDDLFDDEDLS, encoded by the exons ATGAACTTCCGCGGAGTTCCCGCGGGTTTTCTGGACCTACTGGAAGGTCTGACGGCAGAAGTGGTCAGAAACAGGCCCGCAGATATAACCACTTTCGCATCCGAACACTTCGAGAACCTCTTGAAACTCAGGGGAAATGCAGAACAGGAGAATCTTGAGGATACAACGAGAGAGAGCGTTACTGATACTAAAGAGGGCAACTTCAGGGAGCAAGAATGTTTACTGTCACAG GCAGGCGGATCAGGTGGTCTGATGATGGAGCTGGCAGCCAATGAGAAGGCAGTTCACTCAGACTTCTTCAATG ATTTTGATGACTTGTTTGATGATGAGGACCTTTCGTAG